GCGGAAATGCACCATAGGTCTCTTGCCCTAGTGTTTGATGATCACGTAAAAGGCATGAATGATTCCCGGAATGAAGCCCAGCATGGTCAACAGGATGTTCAACCAGAAGTGGCCTTTTAATCCGACTTCCAGAAAAACGCCAAC
This DNA window, taken from Halomonas sp. TA22, encodes the following:
- a CDS encoding YqaE/Pmp3 family membrane protein; its protein translation is MALTATDPIKMIFAIILPPVGVFLEVGLKGHFWLNILLTMLGFIPGIIHAFYVIIKH